One stretch of Diabrotica undecimpunctata isolate CICGRU chromosome 5, icDiaUnde3, whole genome shotgun sequence DNA includes these proteins:
- the LOC140442081 gene encoding protein FAM200A-like, with amino-acid sequence MVGSKTGFAGLLKQHIINCPVIHCIIHQEALCGKSSRQTDVIKVAVKIRNIIRGGNRTLTHGTRDFLAEVDAAYGDLLLHTEIRWLRTENCLQRFFALPKKIVIFLRNEVKSNTTELENQMEEANFLSDLAFLTDMTSHLNELNLKLQGKQHNIANLYGL; translated from the coding sequence ATGGTAGGAAGTAAAACTGGGTTTGCTGGACTCttaaaacaacatattattaaCTGCCCTGTTATACACTGCATTATTCACCAAGAGGCCTTATGTGGAAAATCCTCACGTCAAACAGACGTCATTAAAGTTGCTGTTAAAATAAGAAACATTATCAGAGGCGGCAATCGAACACTTACTCATGGGACTCGTGATTTTTTGGCTGAAGTGGATGCTGCTTATGGGGACTTATTATTACACACAGAGATTCGTTGGTTACGCACCGAAAACTGTTTGCAACGTTTCTTTGCTCTACCCAAGAAAATTGTCATTTTCCTAAGAAATGAAGTAAAATCCAACACTACGGAACTCGAAAATCAAATGGAAGAAGCGAACTTCTTGTCAGACCTTGCATTTCTAACCGACATGACCTCTCATCTGAACGAATTAAACTTAAAGCTTCAAGGAAAACAACATAATATTGCCAATTTGTATGGTCTATAA